A single Providencia manganoxydans DNA region contains:
- a CDS encoding MetQ/NlpA family lipoprotein: MSIKLKSIAVVGALLGTLALTGCGQKEKDPNSIKVGVIMGKELEVAEVAQKVAKEKYGLNVELVAFNDFVLPNEALSKGDIDANAFQHKPYLDQQIKDRNYKLTPVGNTFIYPIAAYSKQIKSADELADGSQVALPNDPTNLGRSLLLLQKQGLIKLKDGTGLMPTILDIVENPKGLKFVELEAPQLPRALDDQKIALAIINTTWASSATPKLTPAKDGLFVEDKDSPYVNIIVARDDNKDNENVKKFVQAYQSDEVAKKADEVFDGGAVKGW, encoded by the coding sequence ATGTCTATTAAGTTAAAATCTATCGCAGTTGTTGGCGCGCTATTAGGCACATTAGCACTTACTGGTTGTGGTCAAAAAGAAAAAGATCCAAATAGCATCAAAGTTGGCGTTATTATGGGTAAAGAGTTAGAAGTTGCTGAAGTTGCACAGAAAGTAGCAAAAGAAAAATACGGCTTGAATGTTGAATTAGTTGCTTTCAATGACTTTGTACTGCCAAATGAAGCATTAAGTAAAGGTGATATCGATGCAAACGCATTCCAACATAAGCCTTATCTTGATCAGCAAATTAAAGACAGAAACTATAAGCTGACCCCTGTAGGTAATACGTTTATTTACCCTATCGCAGCTTATTCTAAACAAATTAAATCGGCCGATGAACTGGCAGATGGCTCACAAGTGGCATTACCTAACGATCCAACTAACCTTGGCCGTTCACTGCTACTGTTACAAAAACAAGGCTTAATCAAACTGAAAGATGGTACAGGCCTAATGCCAACAATTTTGGATATTGTTGAAAATCCAAAAGGCTTAAAATTTGTTGAATTAGAAGCTCCTCAATTACCACGTGCACTTGATGATCAAAAAATTGCATTAGCTATCATCAACACGACATGGGCAAGTAGTGCAACGCCTAAATTAACCCCTGCAAAAGATGGTTTGTTTGTAGAAGACAAAGATTCTCCATATGTGAATATTATTGTTGCTCGTGATGACAATAAAGATAATGAAAATGTGAAGAAATTTGTTCAAGCATATCAATCAGATGAAGTAGCTAAGAAGGCTGATGAGGTCTTTGATGGTGGTGCAGTTAAAGGTTGG